One Streptomyces drozdowiczii DNA segment encodes these proteins:
- a CDS encoding glycoside hydrolase family 9 protein encodes MRSLTLTAPRRRSRRPGPLGAVALALAVGAGLLLPLSLPAGAAAAPAFDYGEALQKSVLFYEAQQSGKLPDTNRVSWRGDSALDDGKDAGLDLTGGWYDAGDHVKFGLPMAYSATMLAWGGTEQRAAYQASGQLPYLRNNLRFVDDYLLKAHPSPNVLYGQVGNGGDDHKWWGPAEVMPMKRPAYKIDASCPGSDLAGQTAAALASSSMVFSDSDPAYAAKLITHAKQLYTFADTYRGKYSDCITDAQSYYNSWSGYNDELVWGAIWLYKATGDTTYLAKAEAYYDNLSTEPQTTTRSYRWTLSWDDTSYGAYVLLAQLTGKQKYVDDANRWLDWWTVGVNGQRVPYSPGGQAVLDSWGSLRYAANTAFAALSYSDWLTGDATRKARYHDFAVRQIDYALGDNPRGSSYVVGFGENPPTKPHHRTAHGSWTDQMNNPVESRHTLYGALVGGPSAPNDSYTDDRGNYVNNEVATDYNAAFTGALARLYAEYGGAPLTGFPQPEEPDGPEMSVQASVNAAGANFTEIKAYLINRSAWPARALTDASVRYYFTLEPGVAPRDISFTTNYNQCGKVTGPTHLEGDVYYATVDCSGTDIAPAGQSAYRKEVQFRISSAGAWDPANDWSYPSTATTPGGTPVDAPHMVLLDGSAPQWGSAPDGTDPGPDPDPSTTPDPTTTPDPTPTPDPTDTPDPEPGACDVTYRVSQAWGTGFTADVTVKNTGSTPLDGWQLAFDFRGAESVSNAWNATATQSGTRVTVKNAGHNGSVPAGGSASFGFQANGAPAADPDTFTLNGKECD; translated from the coding sequence TTGCGCTCGCTCACCCTCACCGCCCCGCGAAGGCGGTCCCGAAGACCAGGCCCACTCGGAGCCGTCGCCCTGGCACTCGCCGTCGGCGCCGGCCTGCTGCTGCCGCTGTCCCTGCCGGCCGGCGCGGCGGCCGCCCCCGCGTTCGATTACGGCGAGGCGCTGCAGAAGTCCGTCCTCTTCTACGAGGCCCAGCAGTCCGGAAAGCTGCCCGACACCAACCGCGTCTCCTGGCGCGGCGACTCCGCCCTGGACGACGGCAAGGACGCCGGCCTGGACCTGACAGGCGGCTGGTACGACGCCGGGGACCATGTGAAGTTCGGCCTCCCCATGGCCTACTCGGCCACCATGCTCGCCTGGGGCGGTACGGAGCAGAGGGCGGCGTACCAGGCGTCGGGCCAGCTGCCCTACCTGCGCAACAATCTGCGCTTCGTGGACGACTACCTCCTGAAGGCCCACCCCTCGCCCAACGTGCTGTACGGGCAGGTCGGCAACGGCGGCGACGACCACAAATGGTGGGGCCCCGCCGAGGTGATGCCCATGAAGCGCCCGGCGTACAAGATCGACGCCTCCTGCCCCGGCAGCGACCTGGCCGGCCAGACCGCCGCGGCCCTGGCCTCCTCCTCGATGGTCTTCTCCGACAGCGACCCGGCGTACGCGGCGAAGCTGATCACCCACGCGAAGCAGCTGTACACCTTCGCCGACACCTACCGGGGCAAGTACAGCGACTGCATCACCGACGCGCAGAGTTACTACAACTCCTGGAGCGGGTACAACGACGAACTCGTCTGGGGCGCCATCTGGTTGTACAAGGCGACCGGCGACACCACGTACCTCGCCAAGGCCGAGGCGTACTACGACAACCTCTCCACCGAGCCGCAGACCACCACCCGGTCCTACCGCTGGACGCTCTCCTGGGACGACACCTCCTACGGGGCCTACGTGCTGCTCGCCCAGCTGACGGGCAAGCAGAAGTACGTCGACGACGCGAACCGCTGGCTGGACTGGTGGACGGTCGGCGTCAACGGGCAGCGGGTGCCCTACTCACCCGGCGGCCAAGCCGTGCTGGACAGCTGGGGTTCCCTCAGATACGCCGCCAACACCGCCTTCGCCGCGCTGAGCTATTCCGACTGGCTGACCGGCGACGCCACCCGCAAGGCGCGCTACCACGACTTCGCGGTCCGCCAGATCGACTATGCGCTGGGCGACAACCCGCGCGGATCGAGCTACGTCGTCGGCTTCGGCGAGAACCCGCCGACCAAGCCGCACCACCGCACGGCCCACGGCTCGTGGACCGACCAGATGAACAACCCGGTGGAGAGCCGGCACACGTTGTACGGGGCGCTGGTGGGCGGTCCGAGCGCACCCAACGACTCGTACACCGACGACCGCGGCAACTACGTCAACAACGAGGTCGCCACCGACTACAACGCCGCCTTCACCGGAGCGCTGGCCCGGCTCTACGCGGAGTACGGCGGAGCCCCGCTCACCGGCTTCCCGCAGCCGGAGGAGCCGGACGGGCCGGAGATGTCCGTCCAGGCGTCGGTGAACGCGGCCGGAGCGAACTTCACCGAGATCAAGGCGTACCTGATCAACCGCTCCGCGTGGCCCGCCCGCGCGCTCACCGACGCCTCGGTCCGTTACTACTTCACGCTGGAGCCCGGCGTCGCACCCCGCGACATCAGCTTCACCACCAACTACAACCAGTGCGGCAAGGTGACGGGCCCGACGCATCTGGAGGGCGACGTCTACTACGCGACGGTGGACTGCTCGGGTACGGACATCGCACCGGCAGGCCAGTCCGCGTACCGCAAGGAAGTGCAGTTCCGGATCAGCTCGGCCGGCGCCTGGGACCCTGCGAACGACTGGTCCTACCCGTCGACGGCGACGACCCCGGGCGGCACGCCGGTCGACGCCCCGCACATGGTGCTCCTCGACGGGTCGGCGCCCCAGTGGGGGAGCGCACCGGACGGCACGGACCCCGGTCCGGACCCCGACCCCTCGACGACCCCCGACCCGACGACCACCCCCGATCCCACTCCGACGCCCGACCCGACGGACACGCCGGATCCCGAACCGGGGGCCTGCGATGTCACCTACCGGGTCAGCCAGGCGTGGGGCACTGGTTTCACCGCCGATGTGACGGTGAAGAACACCGGCTCGACGCCGCTGGACGGCTGGCAGCTGGCCTTCGACTTCCGGGGCGCCGAGAGCGTCAGCAACGCGTGGAACGCCACCGCCACGCAGAGCGGCACCCGGGTCACGGTCAAGAACGCCGGCCACAACGGCTCCGTCCCGGCGGGCGGCAGCGCCTCGTTCGGCTTCCAGGCGAACGGCGCGCCGGCGGCCGACCCGGACACCTTCACGCTCAACGGGAAGGAGTGCGACTGA
- a CDS encoding MFS transporter, producing MVREDTGRTGGRRAGYLAAAVVFAIGMAGTTLPTPLYGLYQKEIGFSELMVTVVFAVYAVAVISVLLVAGNYSDKVGRRPVLLAAMVLSAASAGCFLLESGLPLLFAGRVLSGGAAGLLSGAATAAVIELASPGQKARAGFAATAANMGGLGCGPLLSGVLAEYTPWPLSLPFWVHLGLVAAACVITWRLAETVAEPRRWPRLEPQGVRVPAEVKGVFVPASLAAFAGFALLGLFTAVAPSFAAETLDVHNLAVTGAVVFSVFCASTVGQSLAPRIGARRALPLGCAVLIVGLALVASSLLAKSLVLLVLGAVCGGIGQGLAFRAALTLVSEAAPAEHRGGTISAFFVVAYTGISLPVVGVGALATAVGLRDAGLVFTGCVMLLAAVSGTYAALRTPSES from the coding sequence ATGGTGCGTGAGGATACGGGACGGACGGGCGGGCGCCGCGCGGGATACCTGGCAGCGGCGGTGGTCTTCGCCATCGGGATGGCCGGCACCACGCTGCCGACCCCGCTCTACGGGCTCTACCAGAAGGAGATCGGCTTCTCCGAGTTGATGGTGACCGTGGTCTTCGCGGTGTACGCGGTCGCGGTCATCTCCGTACTCCTGGTGGCGGGAAACTACTCGGACAAGGTGGGCCGCAGGCCGGTACTGCTGGCCGCCATGGTGCTGTCCGCCGCGAGTGCGGGGTGCTTCCTGCTGGAGAGCGGGCTGCCCCTGCTCTTCGCCGGGCGGGTGCTGTCCGGCGGCGCGGCCGGGCTGCTGAGCGGTGCTGCGACGGCGGCGGTCATCGAGCTGGCGTCCCCGGGGCAGAAGGCGCGCGCCGGGTTCGCCGCGACGGCCGCGAACATGGGCGGTCTCGGCTGCGGCCCGCTGCTCTCCGGTGTGCTGGCCGAGTACACGCCCTGGCCGCTGTCCCTGCCGTTCTGGGTGCACCTGGGTCTGGTCGCCGCGGCCTGCGTCATCACCTGGCGGCTGGCGGAGACGGTGGCCGAGCCGCGTCGGTGGCCCCGGCTCGAACCGCAGGGTGTCAGGGTGCCCGCCGAGGTGAAGGGCGTGTTCGTGCCGGCCTCGCTGGCCGCCTTCGCCGGTTTCGCGCTGCTCGGCCTGTTCACGGCGGTCGCGCCCAGCTTCGCGGCCGAGACGCTGGACGTGCACAACCTGGCGGTGACGGGCGCGGTGGTGTTCTCGGTGTTCTGCGCCTCGACGGTCGGGCAGTCGCTGGCCCCGCGCATCGGGGCGCGCCGCGCGCTGCCGCTGGGCTGTGCCGTGCTGATCGTGGGGCTCGCGCTGGTCGCGTCGTCGTTGCTGGCGAAGTCTCTGGTGCTGCTCGTCCTGGGCGCGGTCTGCGGGGGCATCGGGCAGGGGCTCGCCTTCCGGGCCGCGCTGACGCTCGTGAGCGAGGCGGCCCCCGCCGAGCACCGGGGCGGCACGATCTCGGCGTTCTTCGTCGTCGCCTACACCGGGATCTCCCTGCCGGTGGTGGGTGTGGGCGCACTGGCGACCGCGGTGGGGCTGCGCGACGCCGGGCTGGTCTTCACGGGCTGCGTGATGCTGCTGGCGGCGGTGTCGGGGACGTACGCGGCACTCAGGACGCCGTCCGAGTCGTGA
- a CDS encoding threonine/serine ThrE exporter family protein, which translates to MTGTEPVEEADGHDALVGFLDGLTRLLLGTSGEGAEQVERSVTAAARGLGGTASVAVLPDAATVAVTSHGRSSAIVVRGFPEVFRMDRVVALKPLLDEVTAGRLDVRGASARLATITRAAPPYPWWAKLLGVVLFSVGFAPLMQPTWYEVGSTAVLATLSACLAVAADRLPRLAKVLPLVAAVTVSLLALEVFARSPAHGGPVLLMLPALFFFVPGDYLSAAAAELAAGHLTTGAVRLVYAVALLVQLYVGVILGLVITGRPRQDLFDVAAGADLPRWVLFASWIVFTVGALLAFAVPARLLGMLLVLVYLTVGVQTGFTKLLGDVGGTFTAAVVLGAVTTWLARRPGRPPRLVLVLPGFFTLTVGSLGMRGLTALAGGYAIEGFRDLTELVTLVTAIGVGLLLGAVLAQRPADSV; encoded by the coding sequence GTGACGGGAACGGAGCCCGTCGAGGAAGCCGACGGGCACGACGCCCTCGTCGGCTTCCTCGACGGGCTGACCCGGCTCCTGCTGGGGACGAGCGGCGAGGGGGCGGAGCAGGTCGAGCGGTCCGTCACCGCGGCGGCCCGCGGCCTCGGCGGCACCGCGTCGGTGGCGGTGCTGCCCGACGCCGCCACGGTCGCCGTGACCTCGCACGGCCGCAGTTCGGCCATCGTGGTGCGCGGCTTCCCGGAAGTCTTCCGGATGGACCGGGTGGTGGCGCTCAAGCCGCTCCTGGACGAGGTGACGGCGGGCCGGCTGGACGTACGCGGGGCGAGCGCCCGGCTCGCGACGATCACCCGCGCCGCTCCCCCGTACCCCTGGTGGGCGAAGCTTCTGGGCGTGGTGCTGTTCTCGGTGGGCTTCGCGCCGCTGATGCAGCCGACCTGGTACGAGGTCGGGAGCACGGCGGTCCTCGCCACGCTCTCGGCGTGCCTGGCCGTCGCGGCGGACCGGCTGCCCCGGCTGGCGAAGGTGCTGCCGCTGGTCGCGGCGGTGACCGTGTCCCTGCTCGCGCTCGAGGTGTTCGCCCGCTCCCCCGCGCACGGCGGGCCGGTGCTGCTGATGCTTCCGGCGCTGTTCTTCTTCGTCCCCGGTGACTACCTCAGCGCGGCAGCGGCCGAGCTGGCCGCCGGACACCTCACGACCGGTGCCGTGCGCCTGGTGTACGCGGTCGCGCTCCTGGTCCAGCTCTATGTGGGCGTGATCCTGGGGCTGGTCATCACGGGCCGGCCGCGGCAGGACCTGTTCGACGTGGCGGCCGGGGCGGACCTGCCGCGCTGGGTGCTGTTCGCGAGCTGGATCGTCTTCACCGTGGGCGCCCTGCTGGCCTTCGCCGTACCCGCCCGGCTGCTGGGCATGCTCCTGGTGCTCGTGTATCTGACGGTGGGCGTGCAGACGGGGTTCACGAAGCTGCTCGGCGACGTGGGCGGCACGTTCACGGCGGCGGTCGTGCTCGGCGCGGTCACGACCTGGCTGGCCCGCCGTCCGGGGCGCCCGCCCCGGCTGGTCCTGGTGCTGCCGGGCTTCTTCACGCTGACGGTGGGCTCGCTGGGGATGCGCGGACTGACGGCGCTGGCGGGCGGGTACGCGATCGAGGGCTTCCGCGACCTCACGGAGCTGGTCACCCTCGTCACCGCGATCGGCGTCGGGCTGCTCCTTGGCGCGGTGCTCGCGCAGCGGCCGGCCGACAGCGTCTGA
- the manD gene encoding D-mannonate dehydratase ManD, giving the protein MRIADAQVVVTSPGRNFVTLKLTTDEGITGLGDATLNGRELAVVSYLTDHVVPLLTGLDPHRIEDTWQYLYRGAYWRRGPVTMAAIAAVDVALWDIKAKAAGLPLYQLLGGASRDRLATYGHANGRDIPELLDSVRQRLAEGYPAVRIQTGIPGLKAVYGVHTTDEQGERVLHQQIRPLVEDWDTDAYLRHTPAVFEAVRAEFGAGIPLLHDAHHRLTPIQAARLGKDLEPYRPFWLEDCTPAENQEALRLVRRHTTTPLALGEVFNTVYDYQTLITEQLIDYVRSAVTHFGGVTPLRKLFDFAAQYQIKSAIHGPEDISPVGMAAAVHLGFAVHNFGIQEYSGHNALTEEVFRHAYTFTDGFLHPGEAPGIGVELDEKLAAAHPYEQTYLPVNRLRDGTVHDW; this is encoded by the coding sequence ATGAGGATCGCCGACGCGCAGGTCGTCGTCACCAGCCCCGGCCGCAACTTCGTGACGCTGAAACTGACGACGGACGAAGGAATCACCGGTCTCGGCGACGCCACGCTCAACGGCCGGGAACTCGCGGTCGTCAGCTACCTCACCGACCATGTGGTGCCCCTGCTCACCGGCCTGGACCCGCACCGGATCGAGGACACCTGGCAGTACCTCTACCGGGGCGCGTACTGGCGGCGCGGCCCGGTCACCATGGCCGCCATCGCCGCCGTCGACGTCGCCCTGTGGGACATCAAGGCGAAGGCCGCCGGGCTGCCCCTCTACCAGCTGCTCGGCGGCGCCTCCCGCGACCGCCTCGCCACCTACGGCCACGCCAACGGCCGCGACATCCCCGAACTCCTCGACTCCGTACGGCAGCGGCTGGCCGAGGGCTACCCCGCCGTCCGCATCCAGACGGGCATCCCCGGCCTCAAGGCCGTCTACGGCGTGCACACCACCGACGAGCAGGGCGAGCGCGTCCTCCACCAGCAGATCCGGCCCCTGGTCGAGGACTGGGACACGGACGCCTACCTGCGCCACACCCCCGCCGTGTTCGAGGCGGTACGCGCGGAGTTCGGCGCCGGGATACCGCTGCTCCACGACGCCCACCACCGCCTCACGCCCATTCAGGCGGCCCGGCTGGGCAAGGACCTGGAGCCGTACCGCCCGTTCTGGCTGGAGGACTGCACCCCCGCCGAGAACCAGGAGGCCCTGCGGCTCGTACGCCGCCACACCACCACGCCCCTCGCGCTCGGCGAGGTCTTCAACACGGTGTACGACTACCAGACGCTGATCACCGAGCAGCTGATCGACTACGTGCGCAGCGCGGTCACCCACTTCGGCGGGGTCACCCCGCTGCGCAAGCTCTTCGACTTCGCCGCCCAGTACCAGATCAAGAGCGCGATCCACGGCCCCGAGGACATCTCCCCGGTCGGGATGGCCGCCGCCGTCCACCTCGGCTTCGCCGTGCACAACTTCGGCATCCAGGAGTACTCGGGCCACAACGCCCTCACCGAGGAGGTGTTCCGGCACGCGTACACCTTCACCGACGGCTTCCTGCACCCCGGCGAGGCGCCCGGCATCGGTGTGGAGCTGGACGAGAAGCTCGCGGCGGCCCACCCGTACGAGCAGACCTATCTGCCCGTGAACCGGCTCCGGGACGGCACCGTCCACGACTGGTGA
- a CDS encoding dipeptidase, producing the protein MATDELAGRVSGLMSRARTDLTELVSIPSVADPRQYPPEECERAAQWVADAFTEAGLQDVRLAKTPDGSNAVIGHRPPPPGAPTVLLYCHYDVQPPLDDDAWTTPPFTLTERDGRWYGRGTADCKGNIVMHLTALRALGDDIPVGLRFVAEGSEEQGTGGLEAYAAAHPEEFAADALLICDTGNAAVGVGTATTSLRGVVNVVVTVDTLAGEVHSGMFGGPAPDALAALIQLLSTLRDPETGATRVRGLDASGSWEGARYEEDQFREDAGVLDGVPLTGTGTGSVSDLLWARPAVTVLGIDCPPVVGSSASVPPTARARVSLRIPPGTDADAARRALTDHLTWAAPWGVRVGVEPEQSGAPFRAATDGPAYRALGEAMRTVYGKPMAYLGQGGSIPLCNVLAEVCPSAEIILMGVEEPRCLIHAPNESVDPTEIEHMAQVEALFLHAFARAPR; encoded by the coding sequence ATGGCCACCGACGAACTCGCCGGACGCGTCTCCGGCCTGATGTCCCGCGCACGGACGGACCTGACCGAACTGGTCTCCATCCCCTCGGTGGCCGACCCCCGGCAGTACCCGCCCGAGGAGTGCGAGCGGGCCGCGCAGTGGGTGGCCGACGCCTTCACCGAGGCCGGCCTCCAGGACGTACGCCTCGCGAAGACCCCGGACGGCAGCAACGCGGTCATCGGGCACCGCCCGCCCCCGCCCGGCGCGCCGACCGTACTGCTCTACTGCCACTACGACGTGCAGCCCCCGCTGGACGACGACGCGTGGACCACACCGCCCTTCACGCTGACCGAGCGCGACGGCCGCTGGTACGGGCGGGGCACGGCCGACTGCAAGGGCAACATCGTCATGCACCTCACCGCCCTGCGCGCGCTCGGCGACGACATCCCCGTCGGGCTGAGGTTCGTCGCCGAGGGCTCGGAGGAACAGGGCACCGGCGGCCTCGAAGCGTACGCGGCCGCGCATCCCGAGGAGTTCGCCGCCGACGCCCTCCTGATCTGCGACACGGGGAACGCGGCCGTCGGCGTGGGCACCGCCACCACGTCCCTGCGCGGTGTGGTGAACGTCGTGGTCACCGTCGACACCCTGGCCGGCGAGGTGCACTCCGGGATGTTCGGCGGCCCGGCCCCCGACGCGCTGGCCGCGCTGATCCAGCTGCTTTCCACCCTGCGCGACCCCGAAACCGGGGCCACCCGCGTACGCGGCCTGGACGCCTCGGGCAGCTGGGAGGGGGCGCGCTACGAGGAGGACCAGTTCCGCGAGGACGCGGGCGTCCTCGACGGCGTGCCCCTCACCGGCACGGGCACCGGCTCGGTGTCCGATCTGCTGTGGGCCCGCCCGGCCGTCACCGTCCTCGGCATCGACTGCCCGCCCGTGGTGGGCTCCTCCGCCTCGGTCCCGCCCACCGCCCGGGCCCGGGTGAGCCTGCGCATTCCGCCGGGCACCGACGCGGACGCCGCCCGGCGCGCGCTGACGGACCATCTGACCTGGGCTGCCCCCTGGGGCGTACGGGTCGGGGTGGAGCCGGAGCAGTCCGGCGCGCCGTTCCGCGCGGCGACGGACGGTCCGGCGTACCGCGCGCTCGGCGAGGCGATGCGGACGGTGTACGGCAAGCCGATGGCGTACCTCGGCCAGGGCGGGTCCATCCCGCTCTGCAACGTCCTCGCGGAGGTCTGCCCGTCGGCCGAGATCATCCTGATGGGCGTCGAGGAGCCGCGGTGCCTCATCCACGCGCCCAACGAGAGCGTCGACCCGACGGAGATCGAGCACATGGCCCAGGTGGAGGCCCTCTTCCTCCACGCCTTCGCCCGCGCGCCGCGCTGA